From a single Hyalangium gracile genomic region:
- a CDS encoding pilus assembly protein yields the protein MNSITRRLGLGLLLLGAAVPASAQQVAPPNIHFLMDTSGSMRELPQVKKGLHSAFFNETTNGCVNPSLDLTQALGNWNPATVYPVPDSGTGLGSDTGFPNLFKDDKFYAYMYWGDSSEPTWQWDSKEQSCQSQVANWNTTGATEYNRCLTCLSTKGYYKVPGAYGSDSPPMNSLDFIFWGRFLNFNPPKYVSAKAALKKSIKYLQNTRAGLTIFSTNSYGSELLMPHAPACSVILGNPTAFDNAVRGALINEVNAMSFSTSTPLAKSLLNVGYYFSSDNSVYQSTFGFGSSYSYPYEFKNTSLTSDHRSVCWGCQTNAVIIVTDGEPTSDSLSSTLASRIRTVNGGPTYCPSSAPCGAGTAATRDIGTNIALVTDDNPNYYLDDVAKMLHQRDLQVSTPEQVGDFNTAGEQSLLIYTVGFTINSNLLSNTAAVGGGQYYTADTAVALQQALENIFADVQWRATSCTYTPPPAP from the coding sequence ATGAACTCCATCACCCGCCGTCTCGGCCTCGGGCTGCTGTTGCTCGGTGCTGCTGTCCCCGCGTCCGCGCAGCAGGTCGCGCCCCCCAACATCCACTTCCTGATGGACACCTCCGGCTCGATGAGGGAGCTGCCGCAGGTCAAGAAGGGCCTGCACAGCGCCTTCTTCAATGAGACGACGAACGGGTGCGTCAACCCATCGCTGGACCTGACGCAGGCGCTGGGTAACTGGAACCCGGCCACGGTGTACCCGGTGCCGGATAGTGGCACGGGCCTGGGCTCGGACACGGGGTTCCCCAACCTGTTCAAGGACGACAAGTTCTACGCGTACATGTACTGGGGCGACAGCAGCGAGCCCACCTGGCAGTGGGACTCGAAGGAGCAGTCCTGTCAGTCGCAGGTTGCCAACTGGAACACCACGGGCGCCACTGAATACAACCGGTGCCTCACCTGCCTGAGCACCAAGGGCTACTACAAGGTCCCCGGCGCCTATGGGAGTGACTCACCTCCCATGAACAGCCTCGACTTCATCTTCTGGGGCCGGTTCCTCAACTTCAACCCGCCCAAGTACGTCTCCGCCAAGGCCGCGCTCAAGAAGAGCATCAAGTACCTGCAGAACACGCGGGCGGGGCTCACCATCTTCTCCACCAATTCCTATGGCTCCGAGCTGCTCATGCCGCACGCCCCTGCGTGCTCGGTCATCCTGGGCAACCCGACCGCGTTCGACAACGCCGTACGCGGAGCGCTCATCAACGAGGTGAATGCGATGAGCTTCTCCACGAGCACTCCGCTGGCGAAGTCGCTGCTCAACGTGGGCTACTACTTCTCCTCGGACAACAGCGTGTACCAGAGCACGTTCGGCTTCGGCTCGAGCTACAGCTATCCGTACGAATTCAAGAACACCTCGCTCACCTCGGACCACCGCAGCGTCTGCTGGGGCTGCCAGACGAACGCGGTCATCATCGTCACCGACGGTGAGCCCACCAGTGACAGCCTCTCCAGCACCCTCGCGAGCCGGATTCGAACGGTGAATGGAGGCCCCACGTACTGCCCGAGCTCCGCGCCGTGTGGCGCGGGCACGGCGGCCACCCGCGACATCGGCACCAACATCGCCCTGGTCACGGACGACAATCCCAACTACTACCTGGATGACGTGGCGAAGATGCTCCACCAGCGGGATCTGCAGGTCAGCACGCCTGAGCAGGTCGGTGACTTCAACACCGCTGGCGAGCAGAGCCTGCTCATCTATACGGTGGGCTTCACCATCAACAGCAACCTGCTGAGCAACACCGCGGCGGTGGGTGGCGGCCAGTACTACACGGCCGATACCGCGGTCGCGCTTCAGCAGGCGCTGGAGAACATCTTCGCGGACGTGCAGTGGCGCGCCACGTCCTGCACCTACACTCCGCCTCCCGCCCCGTAG
- a CDS encoding serine hydrolase domain-containing protein — translation MTNTHRAFSLAVLLTLLVAPVAFAQPSATDAGPAAPSTAARLVGVWGAERRFGPEVRGTLLLTRSGDRWVARLGGFEVSGTAEKGALSLAFPGGQGELRAKLDTDGKSLRAHWIQPQTVVGDTRYATPITFRALGRDAWSGDVTPWDDRFTLYFVVQQQPDGSVTAFLRNPERHFGARFAFQVSRTGKAVRFANTKQPDMSFEGTYDEASDRLTLTIAFLGPFEFTRRTRDQAVGLYPRTPSAGPYAYRAPLAGDDGWATASLTDVGMDPKPITALVQRILDVEPGTSPAPIVQGLLIARHGKLVLEEYFYGFERERPHDLRSAGKTFTSALVGLALDRKAPFTVASKVYPLFPEYRALPNPDPRKEQLTVEHLLTMSSGFACDDDDESSPGNEDRMQSEPGDWYAYTLGLPMARVPGERPVYCSAGINLLAGVVRNTLRMWLPELFDSGLARPLQMQRYHLNLSPTGELYGAGGIFLRPRDALKLGQLYLQGGVWNGKRVISKDWVERSTAFHVTMGPGRTYGYTWWRQELKVGDRVYAEYEAGGNGGQLVMVVPELDLTVMFAGGNYNQVSVWRKFREEFLPQYILAAVTAPPPAKQGR, via the coding sequence ATGACGAACACCCACAGAGCCTTCTCTCTCGCCGTGCTGCTGACCCTGCTCGTTGCTCCCGTCGCCTTCGCTCAGCCCTCCGCCACCGATGCAGGCCCGGCAGCCCCCAGCACCGCTGCCCGGCTCGTTGGCGTCTGGGGGGCGGAGCGCCGCTTCGGGCCGGAGGTGCGGGGGACGCTGCTGCTCACCCGGAGCGGTGACCGCTGGGTGGCGCGGCTGGGAGGCTTCGAGGTGTCCGGGACGGCGGAGAAGGGCGCGCTCTCACTCGCCTTTCCGGGAGGCCAGGGCGAGCTGCGCGCGAAGCTGGACACGGACGGAAAAAGCCTTCGCGCCCATTGGATCCAGCCCCAGACGGTGGTGGGGGACACCCGGTATGCCACGCCCATCACCTTCCGGGCGCTGGGCAGGGACGCCTGGAGCGGCGACGTCACCCCCTGGGACGATCGCTTCACGCTGTACTTCGTGGTGCAGCAGCAGCCGGACGGGAGCGTGACGGCGTTCCTCCGGAACCCCGAGCGGCACTTCGGAGCGCGCTTCGCCTTCCAGGTCTCGCGGACGGGCAAGGCCGTGCGCTTCGCCAACACGAAGCAGCCCGACATGTCGTTCGAGGGCACGTATGACGAGGCCTCCGACCGGCTGACGTTGACGATCGCCTTCCTGGGGCCGTTCGAGTTCACCCGCCGAACGCGGGACCAGGCGGTGGGGCTCTACCCGCGCACGCCCTCCGCGGGCCCGTATGCCTACCGCGCGCCGCTCGCTGGTGACGATGGCTGGGCCACCGCGTCGCTCACGGACGTAGGCATGGATCCCAAGCCGATCACCGCGCTGGTCCAGCGCATCCTCGACGTCGAGCCTGGCACCTCGCCGGCGCCCATCGTCCAGGGCCTGTTGATCGCGCGGCACGGCAAGCTGGTGCTGGAGGAGTACTTCTACGGCTTCGAGCGCGAGCGCCCACACGATCTGCGCTCGGCGGGCAAGACGTTCACCTCGGCGCTGGTGGGGCTCGCGCTCGATCGGAAAGCCCCCTTCACGGTCGCCTCGAAGGTCTACCCCCTGTTCCCGGAGTATCGCGCGCTGCCCAACCCGGATCCGCGCAAGGAGCAGCTCACGGTGGAGCACCTGCTGACGATGTCCTCGGGCTTCGCCTGCGATGACGACGACGAGAGCTCGCCTGGAAACGAGGACCGGATGCAGTCCGAGCCGGGCGACTGGTACGCGTACACGCTGGGGCTGCCCATGGCGCGGGTGCCGGGCGAGAGGCCCGTGTACTGCTCCGCGGGGATCAACCTGCTCGCGGGCGTGGTCCGCAACACCCTGCGCATGTGGCTGCCCGAGCTGTTCGACAGCGGGCTGGCCAGGCCGCTGCAGATGCAGCGCTATCACCTGAACCTCTCGCCCACCGGCGAGCTGTACGGGGCCGGCGGCATCTTCCTCCGGCCTCGCGACGCCCTGAAGCTGGGTCAGCTCTACCTGCAGGGCGGGGTGTGGAACGGCAAGCGGGTCATCAGCAAGGACTGGGTGGAGCGCTCCACCGCCTTCCACGTGACGATGGGGCCGGGGCGGACGTACGGCTACACGTGGTGGCGCCAGGAGCTGAAGGTGGGCGACCGCGTCTATGCGGAGTACGAGGCGGGCGGAAACGGCGGCCAGCTCGTGATGGTGGTGCCGGAGCTGGACCTGACCGTGATGTTCGCGGGCGGCAACTACAACCAGGTCTCGGTCTGGCGGAAGTTCCGCGAGGAGTTCCTGCCCCAGTACATCCTCGCGGCCGTGACCGCGCCGCCACCGGCGAAGCAGGGCCGCTGA
- a CDS encoding DUF3616 domain-containing protein: protein MQPGQLLGRLLLRFDSNAADVPEDLSAAVHGPDGKLWVAADEAGMIERLTPSEPRVYGDHKRFHVGDFIGAVDKDAEIDIEALDAHSDYLWLVGSHSAKRKKPKGQAVEKDLERLATVEHAPQRFVFARIPFVNGELAAELKEDGSKKRPRAAASVKPVEMEARGKRGSAGGKAKNHRARSLPGENLLVELLRRDPHFGPFLARPPGKGGGVLAIPSKDNGLDIEGLVVTDTDRVFLGLRGPVLRGYAALLDMRLKDVGSGHLEPRVGKKGSRFAKHFLHLDGLGIRELCVQGKDLLVLAGPTLPVEAPIRLFRIRNFLDLEGDSVIDQKTGVLEPLFDIPQAGSLDHAEGVANFSYFDESDSVLVVYDDPAPQRRYGPCGVFADVFRLTS from the coding sequence ATGCAACCCGGCCAGCTCCTGGGACGCTTGTTACTGCGGTTCGACTCGAACGCAGCCGATGTGCCCGAGGATCTCTCGGCCGCGGTGCACGGCCCGGATGGCAAGCTCTGGGTGGCCGCCGACGAGGCCGGAATGATCGAGCGCCTCACTCCCTCCGAGCCGCGTGTCTATGGCGACCACAAGCGCTTCCACGTGGGGGACTTCATCGGCGCGGTGGACAAGGACGCCGAGATCGACATCGAGGCGCTGGACGCGCACTCGGACTACCTCTGGCTCGTGGGCAGTCACAGCGCGAAGCGCAAGAAGCCCAAGGGGCAGGCCGTGGAGAAGGATCTGGAGCGCCTGGCCACCGTGGAGCATGCGCCCCAGCGCTTCGTGTTCGCCCGCATCCCCTTCGTGAATGGCGAGCTCGCCGCCGAGCTGAAGGAGGACGGCTCGAAGAAGCGCCCCAGGGCAGCGGCCAGCGTGAAGCCCGTCGAGATGGAGGCACGCGGCAAGCGAGGCTCCGCGGGAGGCAAGGCGAAGAACCACCGCGCACGGTCCCTGCCGGGGGAGAACCTCCTGGTCGAGCTGCTCCGCCGGGATCCCCACTTCGGTCCCTTCCTCGCGCGGCCGCCGGGAAAAGGCGGGGGTGTGCTCGCCATCCCGAGCAAGGACAACGGCCTGGACATCGAAGGGCTGGTCGTCACGGACACGGACCGGGTGTTCCTCGGGCTGCGAGGCCCCGTGCTGCGAGGCTACGCGGCGCTGCTGGACATGCGCCTGAAGGACGTGGGCAGCGGCCACCTCGAGCCCCGAGTCGGCAAGAAGGGCAGCCGCTTCGCCAAGCACTTCCTCCACCTGGACGGGCTCGGCATCCGCGAGCTGTGCGTGCAGGGGAAGGACCTGCTGGTGCTCGCCGGCCCCACGCTGCCCGTGGAGGCGCCCATCCGCCTCTTCCGGATCCGGAACTTCCTCGACCTCGAGGGCGACAGCGTCATCGACCAGAAGACCGGAGTGCTCGAGCCCCTCTTCGACATCCCCCAGGCGGGGAGCCTCGACCATGCGGAGGGCGTGGCCAACTTCAGCTACTTCGACGAGTCCGACAGCGTCCTGGTCGTCTACGACGATCCCGCCCCTCAGCGCCGCTACGGCCCCTGCGGTGTCTTCGCGGACGTGTTCCGGCTCACCTCGTGA